TGCTCTTGAATTGCTGGGTGTGACATGAGGCAGCCCTAAGGGGATGACCATGGCCAGCAAGGGAACCGGGAAGCTGACGCCCCAGCTGAGCCTTCCCATGAGACCACATCATCGGCCGGCAGCTTGACGACAGCCTCCTGAAACTTTGTGTCAAAGGCCCAGAGTCCTGCCTGGCTGACACTGGGAGATAATGCATGGCTGCTGGTTAAGCAGCTGCATTTGGGGTAACCTGTCACTCTGCAGTAAGTGACCACCAATACACTTATTTACCCTGCTTATTGTCCATCACCCCAGGAggtccatgagggcagggatttctGTCTGTTTTACCTGCCAGTGTATCCGTCTCTTCAGCGCTTACACAATGGCTGGCACATACAGACACTGAATAAAcattgtgaatgaatgaatggggggTGGTGGCTGTTGGAGGTTTAAGCAGGGGTGGATGGGAAGTGGCACGTCTGACTTATGTGTGTGAAGTCCGTATTCTGTGCTGTGAGGAGAGAGGACGGGGGCTGCAGAGGAGAGGGGTGGACCATGGGCTCGGactggaggtggagggaggaggagaaaaagaacaatCAAGGATGGCCCTGGCATTTGGGAAGAGTGGAAAGGGGAGATTCATCCCCAAGATGACTGGGGTGGGGCAGATTTGGAGAGGACTGGGGGGGCCTCTTCTTTGTCATGTGAACTCTGAGATGCTGGCTGTAGCAGGCCCCAGATATCAGGCCCTAATCCCTGGGACCTGTGAATGCTGTTGCGTATGGAAGATGCtgggcactgcattccagcctgggcaacagagtgagatcctgtctccccttccccccaaaaaaaggaaagaaaagaaaggggtgTTTGCAGATATGCCCTTGAGATGGGGTGATTATCCTGGATTGCCCAGGGAGGCCCTCAGTGCCATCTCAAGGGCCTTTTAAAATTGAGGCAGAGGAAGCTTTGAGACAGAAAAGAAGGCAGCGTGGCATGGAGGGAGgaactggagtgatgcagcccaCAAGCCAAGGATTACAGGCTGCTATCAGAAGCCAGTGTTGTGACCAAGCGAGTTATACagaaacgccacactttgagacaaattaaagagtcctttattagccgcGACTGAGAGGCAGCtaacgctcaaaattctctcggcccTGAGGAAGgggctagttttgtttttataccgTGGTCTAAATAGGGGAGGGGGGATTTTAGCTGAAGCAATTTTTACGGAAGCAGAActggcaaaaagttaaaaaaatgaattggTTACAAATGcagttacaaaaaataaacagttccaggtgcaggggcttaaaCTATCACAAAGAGATAAATGCAGGGGTTTGGGGTGCCATCCACCGCGCGTGTCCCCAGGAGCTGCTGGTGCAGCTTGCCTCAATGTCTTATCAGTAGGTGCATTCCTGGACGTGCTTTGAGTCAGTTTACACTAGCTATGCCTTCAGGGAGGAAGGTGAAAGGGGGCCGCAAgtgaagaaactaaaatggaGTGTGTCCGGCTCTCTCTCTGCCAGAGGATGGGTCACTCAGGTGGAAACAAGGTAGGGTATCACACCAGaagaggccaggcccagtggctcatgcctgtaatcccagtgctttgggagttcagagtgggaggactgcttgaggccaggagttcaaggccagcctgagcaagacagcaagacccatctctaaaaagaaaacattagccaggcatagcgatgcatgcctgtagtcccagctacttaggaggctgaggcaggaggactgcttgagcccaggagttcaaggcttcagtgatcTGATCGCGCCATAGTACTCTGGCCTGgacatcagagcaagactctgtctcaacaacaaaaaaagaagacaaagaagctagaagaggcaaggaaggttTCTCCCCTAGAGCCCTCGGAGGGAGCACAGCCCGGCTGATACCTCGACCCTATTAAACTGATTTTGAACTCTGGCTTCAAGCTacaagtttgtgataatttgtggCAGCTGTAGGAACTGACACAAGACCAGAAACAAAGATTAGTTCCAAAACATGACGAGAAAACTGCAAAACCTTCATTTAACTAGCCTCAGGCTGGGTCCGTGTGGACCTCAGGTGTTTATTTTACACTTTGGCTCACACCCTAGTGTCATGTTCTGTTTCGTGGCTCACATCGGGCCAGCTTCATCTACTGGCAGCAGCTTTTCCACTGGCTTCCACCACGTCCTTCTctgagatacttttttttttttttttttttgagacggagtttcgctctgtcgcccaggctggagtgcagtggtgcgatctcggctcactgcaacctctgccttccaggttcaagcgattctcctgcctcagcctcccgagtagctgggactacagatgcccaccaccacacctggctaatttttgtattttttagtagagacagggtttctccatgttggtcaggctggtctcaaactcccgacctccgacctcaggtgatccgcccgcctcggcctctcaaagctctgagattacaggcatgagccactgcacccagccatgggagcaattttcttttaatgtaggATACATTAATACAGTGTATGAGATATAAGGTTAGTGGAGCTTTGCAAGCAGAAGGAGAGGGATTACAAAGTCCCCACGCACACACTTGAAGTCGGTGATGGAGGCAGAACAGGGGAGGGAAAGGGCTGACCTTTCCCAAGGCATAGAGCACCTGGAAGCTGGGCCGAAAAGAGGAGCAAAAGGTCCGGAGAACGAGCTCTAGGGGAGTGGGGGCCAGTCAAGTTTTGGGGTAGCAGAGGTCAACAGCCAAGGGAGGTATTTGAGCAAGACTTCAGAGACGGGAGTGAGTGCACTGAGTGGCACTGGGAGAAGGGCAGTCCAGGCAGGGGTGACctgggcaaaggccctgagacacGTGAGGGGCTGGCAGCAGGACGGAGGGAGGGGAGTGGATGGTGGGTCAAAGGAAAGCCTAAAAGAGAAGACCTTGTTGGCCACCATCAAGACTTAGGCctgaggccgggcatggcggttcacggctgtaatcccagcactttgggaggccgaggtgggtggatcacctgaggtcagaagttcaagaccaacctggtcaacatggtgaaaccccgtctctactaaatatacaaaaattagctgggcgtggtggcgggcacctataatcccagctactcaggaggctgaggcaggagaatcgcttgaacccgggaggcagaggttgcagtgagccaagatcgcgccactgcactccagcctgggcaacaagagcgaaacttcgttccaaaaaaaaaagacttaggcCTTTACTCTCAGTGCAATGGGACCCACTGTGGGGTGCTGAGCAGGGGGGCCTGATCTGACACATCTTGTGAATCCATCCCCTGGGCTTCTAGGTGGAGAAAGGGCTGAGCGTGGGAGGTGAGGGACTCGATGCGTCTGCAAGGGATTGGGGGCTGACCACAACTGGACCCACAGCCACCCCCAGAGGCTGCCCCAccctggaaggaaggaaagggcatCCCTGAGGCTGTGGAGGGCAACCTGCATTTCCCGGCTCGGAATCTTCCTGGGAATGCAGGGGGGATGCAGAGCCACTGTGCTCCGCCGAGTggtgttttttagttttgttttgttttgttttgttttttttctgaggcggaatctcgctctgtggcccaggctgcttggctcactgcaagctccgtctcccaggttcacgccattctcctgcctcagcctcccgagtagctgggactacaggcgcccgccaccacacccggctaattttttgtatttttagtagagacggggtttcaccgtgtcagccaggatggtctcgatatcctgacctcatgatccgcccgcctcagcttcccaaagtgctgggcccgGCCCGAGTggtgttttttaataaaaaattttctgggctgggcccagtggctcacacccgtaatcccagcactttgggaggccaaggtgggtggatcacttgaggtcaggagtttgagaccagcctggccaacatggcaaaacctgtctctactaaaaatacaaaaattagccgggcgtggtggcgatcacctgtaatcccagctacttgggaggctgaggcagaagaatcacttgaacctggcaggtggagcttgcagtgagccgagatcgcaccactgcactccagcttgggcgacagagcgagactccatctcaaaaaaacaaacaaacaaaactctgacCAACTGAGAAGGAGAAATCAGAGCATACTGCGCCCCGCAGACCCATCACCCAGATTAAACACTATCCAAATATTCACAGATTTGCAaccagtattattatttttattattattttgctgaaCTAGGTACATTACAGCTAGTAGGCTATTTTCCTTCAAATTCTTCGAGACTTGTCTGTAAAAGACAACACTGTCCTACATAGACTCCAGGCAGGGCAGAGTTTTATGCGGCTCCTCCTGTCCTCCTCGCTCTCCACTCTCCGTGGGCAGGCCCTGGGTCAGAGTTGGGAGCGCTTCGTTGGTCTCCGGAACAGTCAGGCCTCTGGGGCGGGTCCTGGAGCCAGGAGTCAggggctggggagctgggggaCCCGGAGGGGCGCCTGGGGATGGAAGCCGCCGACACTGACTGGGGCAGCCGCTTGGGAGGACCCGGAAGGCCACGTCCCGCGGCGGTGTCCGCTGAAGCCTGGGGCGCGCGCCGCGTGGTGTCCGTGTCCCGCCCTCCCGGCGCCCCCAGTCTGGGGGTCTGGGTCCGTGCGGAGGTAGAAAAGTcccagagctggggctggggcccgTCCTGAGGAACCTCCCTGCCACGGAGCCGAGGCTCGGTCCCTCCTGGGCTAACGCCTGCCCAGAGGGGCAACACGGGGTGACCCGGCCCCTCCCCCAGGGCGCCCATGTACCTGGCCGCCCCCCgccacccctccctgcccccaagaAACGCACAGCGCCACAGGCATTCAGGGTGTTTATTGCGCTTGGGGCCAGGGTGTGGAGGGAGGGGGCTCTTTGGGGAGGGCTGGGCGCACGGAGCAGCTGACCCCTGCGGGCACTCAGGGGCTGGACCCCTCACTGCAAAACAAGGAGCAGGTGGGGGGCGTCCCCTGCCTCCGCCCCTTCCCGACGCGCAGCCCCGCGGTTCCCCAGGCTGCTGCGGCTCGTATCCGCCCGGGTGCCCCATCACCCCCGCTGTCGTCCCTAGCTGCCCCGAAGGTAGAGGGCCCCGCGGTGCAGCCCACCGAGCTGGGAGGGCCCATGGTCCGCGGCTCCGCATGGCCATGGTCTACTCACCCGGGAGAGCGCGCCCGCACACTGGTCTGCAGAGCGATCGGGCCTGAGGCGCCACCCCGCGCCCCCTTCCCTGGGACGGAGGCCCCCGACCTGCCCCAAGGCGATCTCCTCCTGGGAACACTGGCCTGGGCAACGTCTCGCCCTCCCCCGACCCAGACAGGCTGGGTCTGCCCCGGGCACTTCTGTCCCGAATCTGAGATCAGTGGAGTGACCAGGGCCTGGCCCTCCCAGCAGGGGTGTGACCCGGGGCCTGGCCCTCCCAGCAGGGCTGCCGGCACCGCTCACCCGACTTCGGCAGCAGGACGCCCTGGCTGGGGCTCAGGCCCACTTGGGGCGCCAGTAGCTGCATCTTCTGGGCGCCTTCGGGAAACAGCTCGGGCGCTCGAGCTGAAGGTGGGGAGGGCAGGTAAGCTAAAGGGAAGGGGCTGGAGgggcaaagagagggagagaggggcagggaggggccagaggggcagggaggggccgGGACCCGCGGCCACAGACACCAGGAGCCAGCGGTTCCGCCTTACGCGTGCAGAACGGGCTGGTGCAGGCACAGGGGTGACATCCCAGACCCGAAGCGGGGGTGTCTGGGTCTCCGCCCCGCAGCCCGCCCACCGTAGAGCTGCAGCCACTGGTTCCGCAGGCCCCCTTTCCGCGTCTCCAAGTACAGCAAGGCAAAGTGCTGGTAGTCGGAGAAGGCCACTCGGATGTCAGTCAGGGCCATGGCTGGAGGAGCGAGAGCCGCTGACTCCAGGCCCAGGGCACCTCCCCCCCCCAGCGTGGCACCCCTCACGCCCCGGCCCCAGGTGCCAATCCAGCAGTCCGCACAGCCTCCAGGGCCCCCACGCCACAGCCCTGCCTGCTGCCCCACCTCACCTGGGTTGCTGAACTGCCCCGGTACAGCACCCTTGGTGAAGGTCGTGTCCATTTTCTGGCACCCGCCATCGGGCCTGGGGAGAAAGAGCCCCAGTCCCCTGAGTGGCCACCCCTGCCCAGCGCCCAGGCCCAGAGCCTACCTTGCTGTCTCTGAGCCCAGGGTCCCCTGTTCACCCTCACAATCCTTAGAGGACATGGGACTTTAGGATGACCTTAGAGGTGGGGACACtcctgctgggggtggggtgggtattAAGTACCTGTTCACAGGCACACAGCCTAGAATGCAGGGCCTCCAGGTCCCCCttccagacacagacacacagaagacacacacatacacacatgcacacacacggagatagacacagacacagatacactgacacacacacacatagacatgcacacaagacacacacagagatagacacacacagccagacacagatacacagacacacagacgcATACagtgatacacacatacacactcagaGGTACACATCTACACAGaagacacacatgcatacacacgcacacacagacacacacacatgcagaaatagacacacagagagacacagccACATACAGTGatacacacaaagacacagaca
This portion of the Pan troglodytes isolate AG18354 chromosome 11, NHGRI_mPanTro3-v2.0_pri, whole genome shotgun sequence genome encodes:
- the LCNL1 gene encoding lipocalin-like 1 protein isoform X2, whose product is MVGVVSDDQDFLDSKDTMKMAVVLVTPLGNGDLALKFGYPTPDGGCQKMDTTFTKGAVPGQFSNPAMALTDIRVAFSDYQHFALLYLETRKGGLRNQWLQLYARAPELFPEGAQKMQLLAPQVGLSPSQGVLLPKSGAPPGPPAPQPLTPGSRTRPRGLTVPETNEALPTLTQGLPTESGERGGQEEPHKTLPCLESM
- the LCNL1 gene encoding lipocalin-like 1 protein isoform X1 encodes the protein MVGVVSDDQDFLDSKDTMKMAVVLVTPLGNGDLALKFGYPTPDGGCQKMDTTFTKGAVPGQFSNPAMALTDIRVAFSDYQHFALLYLETRKGGLRNQWLQLYGGRAAGRRPRHPRFGSGMSPLCLHQPVLHASSARAVSRRRPEDAATGAPSGPEPQPGRPAAEVGRPSGSPSSPAPDSWLQDPPQRPDCSGDQRSAPNSDPGPAHGEWRARRTGGAA